CCGGTGCAACGGAAGACTAACCTTCCCATCTACAATTTCACGGCGGCCCAGCATTCGGTTGTCGGGGTTTCGCTCCACAGACATCCTACAAACACGATCAGATCAGCTAATCGTCAGTAGACTGACCGCcagtgtcatcataaacttaattacaataaaaaaatcaataaatcaAACATCAGATCCTCCTTTCTTCTTCAACTGTCACCAATTCAagaaggggagaaagaagagaagaatcagAAAGAACAAGGATCTTACCGGAAGACATCCCAACAGGTCTCCAAGCCCGGGGCCGGCGACGGGAAGCCGTCCTTGGCCAAGACGTTACGGTAGGCAGGGCCGACGGAGGGCCCAGCACCATCGCCTTCTCTCCCTTTCTCAACCTCCACCAAGTATTTCATCGCACACCGCCGATCCGAACTCCCAAAGATCTAAACCCAACCGTCGCAAGTCCGACAAGAaacctcctcttctccctctcacTCTCGTCGCGGCGTTCTTCTCCTCTCGTTCGGTGGTCTTGTTTGGCTTGCGATCCACTCCGTTGCTAGTCTGTCTTCTTACCTGTTTCAGATCTTTTGCTTGCTCCGGATGGCCAAGAATAGTCCAAACTCCAAGCCCGAATGGGCTAGGATTGACGACCATTTAGTGGTTTCTGACTTCTGACAGACTATTTACTAGTCCAAGCTTCTGACTCTATTTTATATATGATCTTGAGGATTTGTTCCGTGTTGGCAACGTTCTTACGCGGATGGTTTTGGTGGACTTCAACTCAGAATTTAAACGGTTTATTAGCAGTCGAACCCGTTTATGCTACCTCATTGTGATTAGGAGAGTACGGGGCCCACATCGATCTCCAGGTAGCTGCCTCCATCTACTTGGCGGGTAGATCTTCATGGCGACGAATAACAATTCTTTGCGttctttatagaaatatttttcggACTCATTGGATCTACCGCTCGGCTACCCTGCTTATGAATGGAGCCACGTTGCAAAGCTCTCTCCAATAGTAAGGGAGTCCGGTGGGTCGGGTGTGAGAGGATCGGGTATAGATTATGATTCATGAGATGCGTGCGGCACCAAAGTCGTCCAATTAACTATCTATCCAATTTCATTGGTCTAAtaatagtgatatatatatatatatatatatcactattGACCTCAgctaattatatatacatataagttATTCCTTCAACAATGGACAACTCATTTGTACTAAAAAAGACTTGTGAGCCTGTCAAGCATTTCATTAAAGTAAACCTTTGCTAACTGTtccattatatttatattagtcaaaTCTACTTTGTAGATAATTAATTTCTAGTCCTGGATTGAAAAAAATGACGACAGTTCTCATCAGCGAATAATCCTTTTAATATTCTACGGTAAGAACAGCTGATCGTATCCGAGATCTGTAGACTTTTATGCAGATACCATAAGATAGTTTGACTTTGTTCCCTGTGATCTTACATCATCCGGTTTTTGCCCCCATAATATATTGTTACTGATACCCTTTAGATGGTGGAAGCCTGCAACAAGAGAGAAGAAAATGCAGTGTCAACTGCTACCAGAGCAAACGAATTGAGCGATGAGCGACGATGATCGCAACCTGTTACAGTCCAAGGAGAAACGGTGACGGTGATCAGGACGCTACATGGGCACGGAAGCAGGGCAGCAGGGAATTATCACAGATCCAAGAGCTTAAATGTTGGATGCAGATAAGAATAGCCACACTAGGAACCTGGTTATATTGGTGTTTGCTCAGATCAACAAAGAACTGGACAAAATTCAGCATCTACCAATTacattaataaaaatattgaaaTTATTCAATGCTGATGGGACATCATTCAGTTTAGTGACTTGTTCTTGCAAAAACTGCTACAAGAGTCTATTTGCCTTTAAATAAACAGGGCTTACACCACCTCAAGACCGGAGTCGTGACATCGCATTTAAGCAGGGCTTACACTAGATGCAGGCAATCTATTTGATGACTCCATGTCTGGCCTCTGGAAAAACACAGAATTGAGAGCAGAAATCAGCAGCAGAAAAAGGCATTGGCAGTTTAAAGAGAATACGTTTGGACACAAATAAATTGCATCCAGTAAATGCAATTGATGTGAGAATTCTCTCAGGAGGAGCTGGAACTCGATTGAGACTATACCCATGTCTAATGTTGATTTTTATGTCTCACGGAAATAAAAAGACAATAATAATTGATGTGTGCAGCGAGATGACAACTTTGATACGGAAGCTATTCTTGCAAAATACGTTTAGACCTCACGACATCAAATGTTTACCAGAAGACTCTTCCCGAGTAGACTCATCTTTGTAAGTATGATTTTACAAGTTGACACCTAGTATTTATACCTCCCAGTCTGGTATACCGCCTACATCAAATGGTTATACATCTCCTACTGTTACTGCGAATATTGGCAAGAGAGGAGGGTGAGCATTGGTGTCATGCAAAGGTCACCTCAATTTGATTCCTGTTATGGTCAGATTCATGGAAACAATCTCTCCATTTCTAGGAATAACACTATATCCAGGTTTTGTATTGTCGGGAGCAAGAGTACCTACAAGACTAGCAAGACTAGCAAAATGGATTTTTAGAAAGACTAGCAAGAGTACCTACAAGACCACTCTATGaaagggaatttgatctttacaaAGTATTCCAAAGCAGCATATCAAGATCTTATACAATTTCAAAATATGTCCAAGAAAGTTGCAAGCAATTTAACAAGGATAAAACAATCATCTCCCATGCAGAATATGAACGAAATAAGCTCCTAGCAGAATTGGATTTCTAGCCCTCTTTACACAAAGTCTACCATTAATACCATCAAGATCTCAGATACCATTTTCTCCTACTTGAAAAGAACAAAATGTAGTATATATATGAGGATCCAACAGAAAAGCATAACAGGATCACAAGATTATAAATTGCAAAACTACTTATTTCGGTtaataaatttgatgaatttGTGGAGTGCTACATCAAGAATTAATAGCCATATAATGCTTTAAAACCCATAAGACAACATATAGAGAGGGTGACCATAGGTGGAAAATAATGGATGAAACATGGCATCCAGAGGAGTTGAAAGGTCTAAACAAAAATCAGGAAATAGAAACAATGGGTAACAAGCAAGCTGCAAAAATATTCCAAAACGTAAGGTAACAGGAAACCAAGGTATATAAATCAGAAACCTCTATCGCAAACCCCGAAGGAGCTGTTGCTAAAATCTTTACTAAAGTGAAAATACAGTGAATGACACAGGAGTGAAGCATTCAGCTAGATGAACCTAAGGAAAGAATAGCTTTTAAGAGAACTACCATCCGAGAATTCTTTTCTTGCAGGAAAAGGGATGGTCAGTTCTCCCCGACTATTCAGATCCAGTAAAATGGAAATTGAACAGCACTTGAtgacaaaattaaaaataattaatcagGTGCATGCTACAGTAACTGTGTGTTCATGATGTCAATTTACTCACAATGAAAAGCTAAATTTATGTCAAGCATCAATCATACTGGTTTTCACAACAGTAGTAGTTTTGTCAGAAACATCTCACAGGTACATCGGAAGCATAGATTGTTCTACGTGGGAATTAGGTAAGGAGATGAGCAATGAAGGCATCTAATAGTTGAAGAATTGAACCGCAAATCTACATGTCATCCACAATGTAAAACAGAAAAGCCTTACCATAAGACAAAATAATATGTCTTATTCCTGGTTGTGGAAATAAACACAATTTTATTCCTGAAGTACATATCATTTTCTAATATGGCGTTTGCTGATATTTATCAAGGACTCAGTATTTCTCATGCATATACCTTAGAAGGCTTAACATGTCAACAACCAATAGAAGTGATGCATGAACTCTATTGTCATAAAAAGATATTTTGTTATGAGTATATACTCGGTTAGAATGGTCTAAACAAGGTTTTGATGCATTTCAGGTTAAAGGCAAGTATCTCTGACTTAACCCCATCCCTAGCGAAAACTATCCCACCACAGTAAAGTTCAAGAACAATACGCCTGATGCAACCGAAGTTAGGGTTAACATGTTTTGCAACCCAACCCAACACAAAAAttgcaaccctaaccctaaaacaCCTATCCCCAAAGCAATTCCATCTTTACTCATCTATCTTTTTCGCCAAATCTACGTCAAAAGAATAATCTTTAGCGAATCCCACATGATCTTGACACAAATCTAATCAGCCTTAATAAAACTAAACCTTATTCAATTTGGACGACTTCCATTAAAATCAAGGGATCAATTACTACAAAATTCGAAACGGAAATCAAAGGGAAAAAGAAATCACCCTTTGTTTATTCAAAGTGCCTTGTTGGTTCAATTAACTAGAAGTCTGAGCAACGGCCTCCGCGCTCCCAATCGCCGTACCGCGTAGGCTCGGGGCCCTTCGGCCCGCCGACCTCGCCGGTGAGCTTGTTCACCTGGACGCCATCGTCCTCTTCGTCGACCGTGGTGCCTTCTTCCCCTTTCGTCGAGGCCGCGTCTTCCTCCTCCACTTCCGGCTTGGACGGGGTAGGAGAGGGAGCGAATCGAGCTGCCTCTTCCGGCGCCGGAACGGAAGACGCAAGGGACCTCGCGCCCGGAAACATCAACCCTAGCCTTAATCCCGGCTGCGCGATCTCACGCTTCCATGGGATGGTCAACAAGCGGTGGAGTTTGTTCGCCATCGCCGCCGGGCTTCTTCCGGTCAACGGAAGCGAAGCCATGTGGAATTATGTAGGGCAGCCGAAGATATTACTACGCTTACTTGTTTGAACGATACGCGATTATATACCTGACCGATGGTGGCAGATTCAAGCGGGGTTGACACGGAAACGAGAACAGAACTTCCAATGACCATTGTGGTAGACGATTAGGTAAACTTTAAAAGGCGTCCGTCGAACGAAGTCTCCACGATCGATTCATGGCGCATCCACACCGCTCATCTGTTACTCGCACGAAGCTTGTAGTGACAGTGGCAGATCGACCGTACGCCGCCGTGAAGAAATCATAAACTATGTTTAAGACAATACcactataaaaaatattttattattttcatttcatttttatttGTATTTGTTTTAGATTTTGCATCCATCTCTTAGCGTCCAGATGTGATGATGTATAAATATGAGATTAgataaaacacatttcattaatatatttattatgagttagaATTCAATTGGCCAAGATCAAAATTCACAAATACCAAAATGtcaataatttatcataagatcttgaatttaaatcttatttttatcacttatttttttgtttcaaaataaataaataattaattataaatattattatattgtcCATGTTTGACAAGTCAAGTCGAGTTTGTGTGTTCATAATTAATCGGCGTGGCCGAATCCAAATCGTCATAAAATAcaataattctttttcttttttcccttaTTGGCGAAATGATCAGCTCATGCTCATGTCATCAGGAAGAAAGGATCAGGGGATGAACAGGCTGTTGTGCCGAGAAATTTCCAACAGCCATGAATGCCGAATGGTGGTACTCGTGCAAGCGTGAGGTTGGAAGACGTGAGATGAACAAGGTAAAGTGAGAGCAAGTTTGTTTGCATCAATGCTACTTGAAGTCTCATGTAATGGAAcagcttcttcttcccttctcgtgCCGTGTCGGCGTTGGCTTTGCTTTCTTGCAGCCTGAATGAAGTGTGCTCGTCCGTTTCGTTCTTCTCTCAAAATACAACGTGTCTTTATCCAGTCATCCACCTGAACGAAGCATGCGGCTGCACATTGTAGTCGAGTGTTGCACGAGATAGATGCCTTGTGGAAAAAGGAGACCCATAGCTTAGTAGTTTCTAAGGAGTGGAAGCTAAAAGGTGAAGTATTGAAGACCAAAGGATCGCAGCTAGGTAGAGAAAAAGTCTCTACCGACAAGCTCAAGTGTGTGGTGCTCACTGTACATGTTAGAGGAGGAGCGGCATTGTTGGAGAGGCTGGCAGTGCGAGAAGGAGTCGGCCATCGCTTTCTCAAGGTGAAACGGCTACAGATACTTGACCATTTCCCATCCTCACTTCAGTGAAGACACAAGAATCCATTGTTAATTGGTGATGGAAGCTTGCTGGTGGACCACCACACCTTCCGCCCACCTCCGACGCCAAGGCATGACGAACTGGCACATTTACTTAAACTCATGAGGCTTCTCTCTGGTTCCTCGTGGTGCTGGGATTTATGGGCAACCGGGTGGAGAGATGTGCTCCACGGCAAGTGGAAGAAGACACGGAGAAAGAAAAAGGGGATGGAGGTTGCAAGATCAAGATGTTGCTGACAAGAAAGGAGCTGGCATGGCTGGAGCTTCACCTGAAGGAGAAAGCGGAGCAGAGGCTGGAAAATGTGTTGGTGGAGATGGGTAGAGAGATGCAGAAAGAGAGGAAAAGGTAGAGGAGGGTGGAAGCCCACATTGGAGAGCATAGTGGAGATCCCAGAGGTCCAGACTTGTAATAATGTGGCTGTGTGAAGCTGCTTCTTCTCGAGCATGCAGAGAACCTTGTTTTTGGTGTCTGTGGTATGTATGTATCCTGTTGATCTCCAGTTATGTGTAATGTTTAGAGGGCCAATACAAATAGTCAATTTCTTCTCATATCAGAGAACACAATTTGTTCATGCCATGAAATTTCAAGAAAATTCTTATGGCGATCCCAAATCATATGTTGTTTCAGGGTTTAAAAGGAATAAACATTTCTAGCCTGTAGATCTGCAGCCCATAGGCATTAAGAAGACAACACAAGTTTTCCATCTACAAAGAAGCAGATATTGTCACTTGGAGATCCTATCAAAGCTATATTAAAGTAAAACAGGCTACTTCCATCAAAACTTTGGACGGGCACACAACCATTATATCTGaacttgaagtaatgcataactaTACAGACCAAAGGGAAGAAACCTTATATTCTTTAGACACAAAACAGCATCCATTGTTAGGCATGCACCCCATCGCCATTGGAGTATAAGCCATATGCACGTTTGTTGTTGTCCCCGTTTTGGTATGGATTCAGCTTTGGAGCTCCATTGATGGAGAGATCTTTATGAATTAGCATGTCAGAGTGGCTGAGGCTTTGCAACAGCCTTCCCAACTGGCCACATGAGGCGGCAACGAGCCCTGTCGACAAATTAACTTGTCAGTCAGGTCATATGAAAATGATTTAGCAACGGCACCAGATATTCGCCCTCTCGGAAGCTGCCATTAGGGAGTTCTGCAGGTACTCAGGTAACTACTTATGAATGAACTTGTTGTAAAAAAACATGTGCTATACTTGCAAATGAAGATTAGAACACAAGAATCTCTAGAAGCTAAAAcaaaaacatgaaatggaaattgtTCTTTCTCAATGATTACTCAGAAAATATACTACAAGATTGCCAAAGATACACAAGAATATTTTTGTTTTTATAATGGTATACAATTTTTATCATTGCAAAATAACAGTATTAATACG
The window above is part of the Musa acuminata AAA Group cultivar baxijiao chromosome BXJ2-6, Cavendish_Baxijiao_AAA, whole genome shotgun sequence genome. Proteins encoded here:
- the LOC135613855 gene encoding uncharacterized protein LOC135613855; translated protein: MANKLHRLLTIPWKREIAQPGLRLGLMFPGARSLASSVPAPEEAARFAPSPTPSKPEVEEEDAASTKGEEGTTVDEEDDGVQVNKLTGEVGGPKGPEPTRYGDWERGGRCSDF